TGCAGGCGGTCATTGCCGCCGCCCCGCTGCGCCACATGGTGACGCCCGGCGGCCTGACGATGTCGGTGGCGATGACGAACTGCGGGGATGCGGGCTGGGTCTCGGATGCCCGGGGCTACCGCTACGACCGCACCGACCCGCTGAGCGGCCAGCCCTGGCCGGCGATGCCGCCGCGATTGCGCGCGCTGGCGGAGGAAGCGGCAGCGCTGGCGGGTTTCGCCGGCTTCGCACCCGATGCCTGCCTGGTCAACCGCTATGTGCCCGGCACGCGCCTGTCGCTGCACCAGGACCGCGATGAACGCGACTTCGGCGCGCCGATCGTCTCGGTTTCGCTGGGGTTGCCGGCGGTATTCCTGTTCGGCGGCATGCGCCGCGCGGAGCGGCCGCAGCGCGTGCGGCTGGCGCATGGCGACGTGGTGGTGTGGGGCGGCCCGTCGCGGCTGGCCTTCCACGGCGTGGCGCCGCTGGCCGATGGGGATCATCCGCTGCTGGGACGCGCGCGCATCAACCTGACGTTCCGCAAGGCGCTGTAACCACAGCGCTGTGACGCTAGCCCGGCGCGACTGGTTTTGCACTTTGTGCAAGGTTTTCTACAGTCAAGGAACTGCAGAAATCGCCAATGCGCAAAGGACTCCACCATGCATCTCGAAGGCTCCTGCCATTGCGGCGCCGTCCATTTCTCGCTCGAATCGGACTCGCCGTATCCGTACATGCACTGCCATTGCTCGATCTGCCGCAAGACCGCCGGCGGCGGCGGCTATGCGATCAATATCGGCGGCGATGCCGCTACGCTGCACGTGCGCGGGCGCAAGCACCTGGGCATCTACCACGCCGTGCTGCGCGAGCCGGGCAAGCGCGCGCGGCGCTCGCCGGCGCAGCGGCATTTCTGCGTGAAATGCGGCAGCGCGCTGTGGCTGTGGGA
This genomic interval from Cupriavidus oxalaticus contains the following:
- the alkB gene encoding DNA oxidative demethylase AlkB, with amino-acid sequence MTFDLFDNLDDPAPANPAPEPLADGAVVLRGLARTNAEALLADVQAVIAAAPLRHMVTPGGLTMSVAMTNCGDAGWVSDARGYRYDRTDPLSGQPWPAMPPRLRALAEEAAALAGFAGFAPDACLVNRYVPGTRLSLHQDRDERDFGAPIVSVSLGLPAVFLFGGMRRAERPQRVRLAHGDVVVWGGPSRLAFHGVAPLADGDHPLLGRARINLTFRKAL
- a CDS encoding GFA family protein, with translation MHLEGSCHCGAVHFSLESDSPYPYMHCHCSICRKTAGGGGYAINIGGDAATLHVRGRKHLGIYHAVLREPGKRARRSPAQRHFCVKCGSALWLWDPRWPELVYPHASAIDTPLPRPPEVVEASLESAAPWVDVPRGKGHVRCDTWPEESLADWHKRHRLSC